Part of the Micropterus dolomieu isolate WLL.071019.BEF.003 ecotype Adirondacks linkage group LG22, ASM2129224v1, whole genome shotgun sequence genome is shown below.
GCCTGCCAGTATTAAGCTGGTGTAATTCTAATCACAGCCTGTCAGGAATGCAGCACAGCTGAATGAGGGTTCATTCCAGTGCTTTTCCAGTTTGCACTCAACATTTATTCTGTGAGTGCCCCTTTTGTTTTAACTGTTGATGCGTATGACGTTTCTTTTCATCCTGTGAGTATTTCTCCCAAAGCAGATGGAGAGCTACTGTAACAATTTTCCCTGCCTGtcttaaaaagaaagaattcCTCCACTCTTGATCTTTGGAAACTTCCAATTTGCACATTTCCACTGCTGTAATGAAAGGTTGCTCAAATCACTGCAGCAAGCAGGTCCAGCTATTTCATATGTGGAAAAGGTGCTTTTGCTATTATGCTCCCAAAAAGTAGAGGTCGCTATTCTCAAAGCTCTGGCTGTGAAGGTTTCTCTCTCAGAAACGTGTTTACAAATGTACCAGTGTGACATCATTTCACTACAGTACTTGTGCTCATGGCTTGTCCGAGTAGCAGATGTGTGCTTGAGGGTATTTATGCTCTTCAGAAATATCGATGTACGTGTGACATTTTAGTTAACTGATGGAACCTTTTGagtgtaaaacattttacaagatTCTTCATAAAGAAGATTGTTTTAAATCTTAACTTTCATTTGTaagcgtgtgtctgtgtgtataaacccatctctgctgtgtgtgcCGGCATCAGCTTGAGGCTTCGCCGAGAAACATGAATCATCTGACAGATGACAGCTCCGATCCCAAAACTTACCTCCGGCTTCCTAAGGAATAAGTTCTTCCTGGAAGCAACACGTGCATGGTGTGTGAGTAGAGGGCCCTGACATTTAACAGATGTTCTAACATCTGGaccactttttaaataaaatcctGGAACTTATTAACTGTTTTAAGTGAGCACCAGGGAATTGTTTCTTGGgcattttatttgctttgttaCACTCCGTGACTAAATGAATGGAATTTGtcgtggtttttttttttaaatccccaaaaaagaaaaagtgttttttcatAAGTGTCGTAACACATAATTACATCCAGCTCATTCGAGACCATAATGTGCGACAGGAATGAATGTGGCTTTTCTTGGCCTCTCCTCCAGCTGGCTCCCACTGCGCTGATGATTTGCCTAAGTTGTTGGACCATCGTAGTGTTTCAGTGTGGTCGGGTCGGTTTGATTCCCTTGACACTGCAACAAGAACATCTGTTCTCAGTACAAAAAACCACCACCACACTGTACACTGCTTTTCCTATACTGTTCtcattttgcttcattttgtttCCCCATGTTTTCATCTCCTGAGGtgaggtgtctgtgtgtgtgtgtgtgtgtgtgtgtgtggggggggtagTCATGGTGGTCGTGATTCCCTGAGGTTGGGGCTTTCCAGCCAATTCAGTGATTTCCCAAATCACTCTGTTCTGTATTCTCCTGCTGTTGTTTTCTACTCTCATATGCTGCCCACTCAGCACTCCTCCCCTCATATGCTTCTCGTTTGTAGGGACTTTGTCAATCGCCCAGGATCTGTGTTGACATGTATCTTTGGAAGCCAACGTCCGGCCCCCTGCTTTGAGGTTTTACCTGGCCGTGGACTGCAGTAGTTGGAGGAAATGTCACTGCAATGTGATTATGATGGTTCGGGCAGTGTGTGTTATGTTTATTGAAAGGGAACATGTGCGTAATGGGTTGGACAGGGTTGTGTGTGTAATGGGTTGTGAGGATAAAGTGTTCCTAGAGGTTTACTTAACCCCTGAGTTAGTGGCAAGACTACAGAAATCACCCCCAGATGTTTGACAGCACAATCTGAATATTTACAACAAGGCCAATGAACATCGGCCCCTTCACGCTGTAACACTTACTCTTTGCTCCTTTGGCAATGCTCAAGTTAATGCTTAATCTAAGTGCAGACCCTCAATTGCTAAGGCCAAGCCCTGTTTATGAGAGGGAGGTTACTTGGACTCGAACAGATCAGTCATTGCAGACCAAAGGCATACAAGCTCAGGGACGCCATCAGATTCATCTCTACCAGTCAAGCAACTGGACCTTCAGGACTGACAGGAGGAAGCAGCCACCTCTTTCGGCATGAAAGATTCCTTTACATCCAAGGCACTCGCCACTGCCTTTGTCATCCTGACCATCTCTGTCATTGCTGGCATTGTCACCATGACCATTCTGTACAAGACTGAGATCTCTAAATTGAATCCGACGCCCCGTCCAACCTTCCCGTCCACCACAACAGGACCACCACCTGTCATGCGGCTGCCAAAGAATCTCATACCTCAGAGCTACAAGGTCTTCCTCCAGCCTCACCTCTACACCCAAATCATCGAGAAGATAAATGTGACCAGTCCCAATCAGACAATGCTCTTCACCGGAAACTCTACGGTTAACTTTCACTGCGTCCAGAGGACTAGCACAATCTACCTTAACAGCAAGGACCTGGCTGTTTCTGATCCAGCGGTGatggacaaaaacacaaatgagatGATAAGTGTTTCCGAGCTGAAATACCACGAAGACGAAAGTAACTTCCTCGAGATCCAGTTGAATAATGCCTTGGAGGCAGGCCGTAACTACAGTTTGTTTCTGGCTTTCAAGGGAGAGATATCAGAAAATCTTGATGCACTGTATGTAAGCACATATATTGAAGGTGACCCAGATTATGAAGGGGATCAAAATTCAGAGAGGTAAGTAAAAAAGTGTTTCATGTGTAGAACTTGTGATTATAGTGCCTTTCAAAGTATTCTGATGGCTTACATTTTTGTAACAATTAAGGCTCGAGCTATTCTATAGCTTAATCCACTTGTTGCGATCAATAGCTATGGCAGCGTTAAGCATTCTTATCTGACACCAACAAAAGTTCTGTGTCGATGATCCTTATCCAGCTTTAGCTTTAGTTCAGTTCAATTCTATGATAATAAATCAACAAACCGCCAAtccatgttgttgttgctttgtaATCAGCAGTGTTATCCTTACTCACTGATTAATTGGGTTTCTTTACCAATTACTCAACGGCATAAGTAATAAGTTATGTGTCGACACCCACAAGTCACAGGTTCTGTATCTAACACATGTAGAAATAGAAACATTGACACATGGTGGTTTAACAAGCAAACAGTTTATGTTGTGGAGGTGTTTTTACTGACACAGTGAAGCTACCGGGTTCACATATCCGGCTCAGCAAAACCAGATGATTCCTGAATGTAGGATTACCAgtggctaacattagcaagcCTCACACCTCCATATAGATACTATATATTCGTAGATACAACATTGCAGTTTGGTTTGTTACAAATGCCAGGCATGTATTTATGATATGGGACACTGCAGGAAATTcctattaaaaaacaaaaatactatcTTTTGTAGATAGTAATAGTactttttaattataatttaattcATAATATAATTTGGCAGGCTTCACTATGTTGTTTTTACTCATATTTATAgtgaaataattataatttgcTCATTTACACTTTATGCTTAATTTCAATTCAATACACATTTTCTGCTATTTGAACTGGCCAGAACCCCGCTGCAATATCAAGGCAGCAGAGACGCATCTCGTTGTGGCATCTACGTATATATATCTACGATACCAGCCCTTGCGTTAAGCTAGCACGTTCTCCTCTGAATGTGTAAAGACCAAAGTGATATCAAACTCCTGTTCAGACACAGTACATGACAAAATACCCAACAAAAGATGCACACAGCCGGTTGCATGTCTTAAAACCAAAATGAAACGAGTGTGTTAATATGTTTGCTGCTCTAAACCCTAACATTTGCCTTTGTATGTATAAGACAATAACATATAAAATCAAGAATTAACCTTTGTGCTCaatgaaaaaattatatttgaataaaaaaattttGTTAAGTGGCGAGTCCAGCCTGTCTTTTGGGAAAATAAACTTTGCCAACTCACAAGTTTGATTTTTGAGACGCTAAAACTAGAACATAAACTAGATGAGACCAAAACTAATCAACATATAAACACATCTGTATTGGAGCCAATGGGACCTAAAATGTGCAACAGATGTCTTTGTGGTCTGTTCCTTTCTCTGCTTGCGGAGTATTCCagattaaaaaagaacaaaagccATATTTTATTCAAAGTAAACAAACTGCATTAGTTTCCTGGTTTGGGCTTTTGTCTGTTACTGTAATTGATCCATTTTCATGACAGGCCCATGGGGTTAAAAGAATCCAAACACAGTATGAAATCACTGAGTGAAGATGTATGCTTACATATACACTCAGCTAGAGTCCACACCCCATCCCNNNNNNNNNNNNNNNNNNNNNNNNNNNNNNNNNNNNNNNNNNNNNNNNNNNNNNNNNNNNNNNNNNNNNNNNNNNNNNNNNNNNNNNNNNNNNNNNNNNNgggatgttatgtttgttgaaaatcctcctgagtttctctgatactccagacacgtatggaatcacaatgttgttgcgtttgaccttcttttcctcctcaggtcaagactctgcagtctacttacatctgaaggacagaggacactcgtttgaggaccaccaggtgcacattttagacagagaagatggatggtttgaaagaggtgtcaaggaagccgtctacaccagggtcgagaagccgtcattgtacaggggagggggtctacgccaccacttatcccccacttacaatgctgtcctttcatcacttcccaggaaactcaacaaacgtaacctattggcctcaggtgaagataccaacgatggtcgttcagtcttggccacaggtagtcttaacgactgtaacgactgtcgtcacagcaacaaggaccACTAACGAAcacagcggtatcgatgacccgggccaacgaccccactgaggttaaatagctgaatttccctgccagtcagtcagaactgaagaagtcctttggatgagggatgaaacgtcttccagtatcttcaaccaagtccagttgcccttgactttaaccttcgttggataactatgacctggatgactgagaatcttcatagacattacGAACaatatttacgtttattgttaGGCGGGGACCTCTAGTGGTCTTATTAATTATGACAGGTGCACCGGAGGGAGTGGTATATATAGATGAAGAGCTATGAACAGTCTACATAGGGAGGAGGGTTGATGGATAGGGCAGACACAGGACAGGCTGCTGTCTGTGTCTCGTATGAAACTAGAAGTCAGTGCGGACTTATTTTAACTTTCGTACGTAACTACAGTTATGTCACGAGACCGCTCACATGACTTACTAacataaagtatttattttcacccaaatCATGATCTCTTTCAAAACATTATCAAGTAGTTTtggttcctaaacctaaccaaactgtgatcaacgttaaccacatgtttattattgttaccatgATGATGGAGGTCTCCACTGTTCATATATTAGGGACCGGTGATGTGTAGTTTTGGGAGTCATTGGCAAACGACCTCTTCTGTTATTTAGATCCAAGGACATTATTAATTAGCCAACAAACCTTTGCTGTTGTTCTGGTCATGGTTCTCTATTTATATTGAAAAAcatggattaatattttttgtctatggcataaatcaacatttttatataaacaatgtTACATATTACTATGGGTAACAATAAAAGGGTCACTAATAGTGTTCAACCCAaggagaattatcacctgactttGCAGTACCTCTCAACTGTGTGACGCAATTAGTATCTTTTAACTCATTCTTTTGGTTTTAAAGCTGCCGGCTTTGCTGTTGTGGTTCACCTCTCTCATCAGCATTGTTTCCTGCTGCTGGAGGCAAATGTTTTCAATGAGAAGGCACTGATAAAATCACTTTACACTAACTGCACAGCACCAGtcggcagacagacaaagttagcaacaagcTGGTGAACTATTACAATGACTGCTATAGGAGTAGCAGGAAAACAAGGGTTAgggcccaaatgcagacaacagaggcagagcaggtTCAGCAGAGTGGTTTAAATTACAAAACCCTCAACACAACAGGGTTACTGGTGAATTTCCAGTAGTGGGAAAGCAGTCCAAAAGCCAACCAAATCCAGTAGGGAGTGGGCAAGAATCAGAATACAAAGTCCAGCAACAGACAGTCCAAAAACACTAGAAAAACACAATccaagaaaacacagggaaacaaGGAATAGGGCTTGAACACAAGACTAAATACAAACAAGCAAAGACAGAGTAAACTCAATCAGGGAGGAGCAAACAATCACGCAAAAATGAGATGAGAGGAGGAAAAATGAGATGAGCAAAACAGGCACTGAGCTTGCCTGTCAACAGATCCATCTTCATCACAACTCAGCAAACTCAGTAAGACCAGCAATATAGTTGAAAAGGCAAGATTATGAAGTAGACCTTGAGCTAATGCTGTATCAGAGGCTAGTACCTGCCTAGAAAGAAGAAATGTCTAGGTCAACAATGAATGTGTTCAGTGCATTTTGTGACATGATTGTCCCACATAGCATCAAAcatcacaacaaaatgtttgttttcagttgGCTGAGTTGTAAATTATCATGAGTATCTTTAGTTATTAAATTATATGGCTTTCATCTTTTATTACATCTTATTTTGATTAATACACCCTATGAATTCAACCAAGAGTCTGGTCATCTTCCATATTAAAGCAGCATGTATGCCCAGTCATCCGTTTACTGCACTTGGAGGTTCGGTTAGAATGTGAGAACATGTCATTTCTCTTTACCATACAAACATATGAAGTCCATCCACATCAATACGTGTAAAATTTTACTCTTACAgctgaaagaaaacacaacattctAACTTGAGCCCTTAGAGAAGCAGTTCATCCACTTTTCAACTGTTGTTGCCTGCACCCTGGGGTGCCCAGAGTCAGCTCAGGTGGCACACTAAGGTTTTAGCAAAGGTTAAGCAATTCAATATCAAACACAAAGTAATGACATTCAATTCATTATAATTCAATTCATTGAGCCAGTTTCTCAAAATTATACAGTGTTGACCAGATGGATTTCCATGTGACATTTCGAAGCAATCAATAGTTTGACATAGCTTGTAATATTCATAATGCAGGTGACAATCAGACTCAAAAATATTCTGTTAACAGATAAATCCACACTATTTTGCTTTTGTGGTGACAGGGTTTAAAAGAGCGCTTATGTAACAACATCTGAGGTAAGAGGTTACAAAATAAAGTGGTGCATGGATAGCTTTGCTGTCCATACAGCGCCAgtattacagtattacagtGTACTATTGACTGTTAGCTCACTTCCATTCTCATTTCTCCATATGCCTTGTATATATCTCTGTGGCATCCATCAATCCagtaattgattaattatttgtttGGGCAGCATGTACAGCTCTCATGAGTCTGACCCACATGGACTGCCCCTCAGGAAATAGTTTTCACTTCACTATTTAAAGGTACTCACCGCAGTGCCTGTTTCTTTACACccctgttaattagcacattaCCATACCGCATGAAGCTTAAGTTTTTCAATGCTAATTGTTTAGAAAGACCTATGAAGCAACCCCCCTACAGAAAAGTCCATTGTCTGGCAGAGGCTAATGGTAAAGAGGCAGACTCAGGTAGTTTTTGGATTTGTTATAACACCTATTGCTAAGAATGTTAAAATTACAgacaaaagcaaacatttcaTTCCAACAAAATTGTAATACTTAATTTCCAggtaattaataatataataatagtattattattattattattattagtagtagtagtaatagtagtagaaGAAATTTCAATAATAATATGGAAAACAAGTTAACATAGTGTCCAGTTGGAACTCTTCAGTTCACTGTGAAGACAGGACAGGTTTTtccaaaaatgtgaaatttattcGGGCATCATACAATTCAATGGAGAACAAAGTTTCTAGTAATAAGGAACAATGAATAAAGATCtactattgtttttttctttcaaggaAATTCCTATTTTTCACATGATCTATACCAAATAGTTATTTCCAGGAAACGATCTAGGAATTTATTGGGAAATTAGTAAGAAATGAccaacatgtaaaataatgcTAAATTAGTGGAGTGCTCTTTTAATGAATAAAGCTACTGTACTGTACCTCTATCTTATACAGAACAGAGgctcacatttacagaaatcTACAGAGGCCAATTTGCAGCATAACAGGCTGATGCgtcataataacaataacagcagcccaGTCCTCCCAGGGgtcactcagtctgtctgtctgttggcaGTAAACACACGCTGAGCTCCTGTGGCATTATTGCACAGAGTGAGTGCTTTTTACTGGACTGACTGGATCAATGGAAATGGACATTGGGGACAAACATGCCAGGGGGTTGGCTTTGTGACTGTCCCACAGTGAGTTTTAAATCCCTGCCTGTGTGCTGATTGTGGCTCCTTGATATTGTATGCCAGTGTGTGTAGGGCTTACTCTTTTAAAGAACAGATATAAATGCATAATACCAGTTTCAGCAGGAGGTCGGAACGATTTCCATGATTTTATTGGTGGGTGAAGGTTTGAGTCCAGGGCAGGCTGACTAAGCCATGCAGTGGATTTTTAGAAAACATTGTTGCAATATGCaaagagaaaagcaaaagaCTGTCCTAGAAGTGAAATGCTTGCCTAAAAGTAAACAAGTTGCAACAAGCCTTAGAGTcaacagccatgctagtggctttGTGAGGCTGTACAGTTAGTGTTGCCAACTTTGTCACTATGAAATAAGGGACAAAATGCGGCCTGCTGCggtatgtttttgtgtgaaaagCCTATACAGTGTATTGTTTGAAGCAATTTGTCATAATGATAGCTAATctcttaattaaatattaatataagtCTCATGCCATGGCAACATACAGTAGGTTTCATAatagtttatttacagcaggtaCCTTTAACACAGTCCTATAATTGAACCATTGCCTGTTACCTTTACTATTAGTCTAATATAAAACACTTGACACTCTTGTACTGCAGGTTAGGAAAGGTTATCCCCCACATGTACATATGACAAAACATAGCTTCTATATGCTGTACCTTTACTATTAGTATAAGACAAAActgttgtgatgtgttttatttacagttcAAGCTTTTTCAGGCATTTTATCAGAGCTTGATGAATACCATTTGCAGTTTCATCACTATCTTCATAAAAGTCAACTAACTTGCACCACACTCcatcacacacagaaaaatatctcacgcacactggaaacatttttctgtttccctcGTTTGAGGTGTCGGTGGCAACCGAGTGAAAGGTTAAGTAAAAGGCTGGGGATAAGTTAGATCATTCAGGAAATCCCGCACAGTCTTTGGTACTAAAATAGTCATTGTTATCATCTCAGCTTTCCTTCTTCCCTAGTGCATCTTCTTCACAACATTTGAGTCATGAAACAAAGCACTGTTTAGCTTAACAAGACAGTCGGCGCTAAAGTCCATGTTTGACAGGATAATACACTACGAGGCTTCACTTGCCGCCTTTTTATCTGTTTCCACAGTAGCTGCTAATGTTACTTGATGAATACCAAGGCGAGT
Proteins encoded:
- the anpepa gene encoding alanyl (membrane) aminopeptidase a; the protein is MKDSFTSKALATAFVILTISVIAGIVTMTILYKTEISKLNPTPRPTFPSTTTGPPPVMRLPKNLIPQSYKVFLQPHLYTQIIEKINVTSPNQTMLFTGNSTVNFHCVQRTSTIYLNSKDLAVSDPAVMDKNTNEMISVSELKYHEDESNFLEIQLNNALEAGRNYSLFLAFKGEISENLDALYVSTYIEGDPDYEGDQNSER